From the Candidatus Limnocylindria bacterium genome, one window contains:
- a CDS encoding ATP-binding protein, whose amino-acid sequence MRYSGMRGEAAFALETERAALRLRLAAAALATTLVLLAGDGTNTLAVAAIPTFLAGAVALRYGPAGRYPLARAVAGSALDVVLATAVVFSLPLAAPSWILYGFAIANTALWRGPLGVFGATAASILAYDLTLAARTGEAPASSLWVVQALVAVGLISAELVYSAVRATADRERMRRHGHALRAFAEARGSGALLETLRTQVLALGAVHVRIGVDEKALKESLAGKAGFVARLPTTDARYIAVILPPDVANAPEIETIARDLVADIAPLVASAERAEHAERLRDAAAHALDALAETPREQTEAGALATLTVAAAAVAGRAAIVRLADGVLLTGDVAKDAAVDLARGGGAAALLVGTGTHWSRPLLARVDARSAVVVTAGQGRGLLALSTDRILSEQEFALIQRLANVAGAVADLVRDRDRQRADAQQLRTESERLGVVLQAREDAVAMAAHELRNPLTSVHGYATLISRNLGAVQDQLTRLDRIIADLLGRTALEKDVSDVVKVASEAVGRLRALTGRDAWLIKPDEPALARIDPVRLAQVFDNLLRNAAKYSPETGAITLQIIPGESEVRITVQDEGAGIAPDEIGHVFERGFRSPRLAETTQGEGLGLAVCQQIIEGQGGQIKVESAGIDRGSSFTVTLPAVRIAIPNSGEEATAS is encoded by the coding sequence GTGCGTTACTCGGGCATGCGTGGGGAAGCGGCGTTCGCGCTCGAGACTGAGCGGGCGGCTCTACGCCTTCGTCTCGCCGCTGCCGCGCTCGCCACCACCCTCGTCCTGCTGGCCGGGGACGGCACCAACACCCTCGCGGTGGCTGCGATCCCGACCTTCCTCGCCGGAGCGGTGGCCCTCCGCTACGGGCCCGCCGGCCGCTACCCGCTGGCCCGAGCCGTCGCCGGCAGCGCGCTCGACGTGGTCCTGGCCACCGCGGTCGTCTTCTCGCTCCCGCTCGCCGCTCCGTCCTGGATCCTTTACGGCTTCGCCATCGCGAACACCGCGCTCTGGCGCGGGCCGCTTGGGGTATTCGGCGCGACCGCCGCATCGATCCTCGCCTACGACCTCACGCTCGCCGCTCGCACCGGCGAGGCTCCCGCCTCGTCGCTCTGGGTCGTCCAGGCGCTCGTCGCGGTCGGCCTCATCAGCGCCGAGCTGGTGTACAGCGCCGTGCGCGCGACCGCGGACCGCGAACGGATGCGCCGCCACGGCCACGCCCTCCGCGCGTTCGCCGAGGCGCGCGGCAGCGGTGCGCTGCTCGAGACGCTCCGCACCCAGGTCCTCGCGCTCGGCGCGGTCCACGTTCGGATCGGTGTTGACGAGAAAGCGCTGAAGGAGTCGCTGGCGGGCAAGGCGGGATTCGTAGCGCGTCTCCCGACGACCGACGCGCGCTACATCGCCGTCATCCTCCCCCCGGATGTCGCCAACGCGCCGGAGATCGAGACGATCGCGCGTGACCTCGTCGCGGACATCGCACCACTGGTCGCGTCGGCCGAGCGCGCGGAGCACGCCGAGCGCCTGCGGGACGCCGCCGCGCACGCCCTGGACGCGCTCGCCGAGACACCGCGCGAGCAGACGGAGGCCGGCGCGCTCGCGACGCTCACGGTCGCCGCCGCGGCGGTCGCGGGACGCGCCGCGATCGTGCGACTGGCCGACGGCGTCCTTCTCACCGGCGACGTCGCGAAGGACGCGGCCGTGGACCTCGCGCGCGGCGGCGGCGCTGCCGCCCTCCTCGTCGGGACCGGCACCCACTGGTCGCGCCCGCTCCTCGCCAGGGTCGACGCGCGCTCCGCCGTCGTCGTGACCGCCGGGCAGGGCCGCGGGCTCCTCGCTCTTTCGACCGACCGCATCCTCTCGGAGCAGGAGTTCGCCCTCATTCAGCGTCTCGCGAACGTCGCCGGCGCGGTCGCCGACCTGGTGCGCGACCGCGATCGCCAGCGGGCCGACGCGCAGCAGCTGCGTACCGAGTCAGAGCGGCTCGGCGTCGTGCTGCAGGCGCGTGAAGACGCGGTCGCGATGGCCGCACACGAGCTCCGCAATCCGCTCACCTCGGTCCATGGCTACGCGACGCTCATCTCACGCAACCTCGGCGCCGTGCAAGACCAGCTCACGCGCCTCGACCGGATCATCGCCGACCTCCTCGGCCGCACCGCGCTCGAGAAGGACGTCTCCGACGTCGTGAAGGTCGCGAGCGAAGCGGTCGGCCGGCTGCGCGCCCTCACCGGCCGCGATGCGTGGCTCATCAAGCCGGATGAACCGGCGCTCGCTCGCATCGACCCGGTCCGTCTCGCTCAGGTCTTCGACAACCTGCTGCGCAATGCCGCGAAGTATTCACCGGAGACCGGAGCGATAACGCTGCAGATCATCCCCGGCGAAAGCGAAGTGCGCATCACCGTGCAGGACGAAGGCGCGGGCATCGCGCCCGACGAGATCGGTCACGTCTTCGAGCGGGGATTCCGATCGCCTCGTCTCGCGGAGACGACGCAGGGCGAGGGCCTTGGTCTCGCGGTATGCCAGCAGATCATCGAAGGGCAGGGCGGTCAGATCAAGGTCGAGAGCGCGGGGATCGATCGCGGCAGCAGCTTCACCGTGACGCTGCCCGCCGTGCGCATCGCGATCCCGAATAGCGGAGAAGAGGCGACCGCGAGCTAG
- a CDS encoding beta-ketoacyl synthase N-terminal-like domain-containing protein has product MTSSSGGMATITRAVVVGGWRTPFVKAGTDFADLDVLDLAKVATAETLARTETAARDVDEVVYGNVSRPVAYHNLAREIVLALGLPTNIYAASVGMACASACVAITTAADHIAVGTATSALAGGAESLSNVPITYTPKLARALVRASQAKTLPQKATSFADVRLADLAPVAPGIRETSTGLTMGQSAESMASINGIPRDAQDRWAMRSHANAARGWEDGRLGQEVAPLYRNGRSVTADGHIRRDT; this is encoded by the coding sequence ATGACGAGTTCCTCGGGCGGGATGGCGACCATCACGCGAGCTGTAGTGGTCGGCGGTTGGCGAACTCCATTCGTAAAAGCGGGCACCGACTTCGCCGATCTCGACGTCCTCGACCTCGCGAAAGTTGCGACCGCAGAGACACTCGCCCGCACAGAAACCGCGGCGCGCGACGTCGATGAGGTCGTCTACGGCAACGTCTCGCGTCCGGTCGCGTACCACAACCTCGCGCGCGAGATCGTGCTGGCACTTGGTCTGCCGACCAACATCTACGCCGCGAGCGTCGGCATGGCCTGCGCGTCCGCGTGCGTGGCGATCACGACCGCGGCCGACCACATCGCGGTCGGCACCGCAACGTCCGCGCTCGCGGGCGGCGCCGAGAGTCTCTCGAACGTGCCGATCACCTACACGCCGAAGCTCGCGCGCGCGCTCGTGCGCGCATCGCAGGCGAAGACGCTGCCTCAGAAGGCCACGAGCTTCGCCGACGTTCGTCTCGCCGACCTCGCGCCTGTCGCGCCCGGCATCCGGGAAACGAGCACCGGCCTGACGATGGGCCAGTCCGCCGAGTCGATGGCCTCGATCAACGGCATCCCGCGTGACGCGCAGGACCGCTGGGCGATGCGCAGTCATGCGAACGCCGCGCGCGGCTGGGAGGACGGCCGTCTGGGCCAGGAGGTCGCGCCGCTGTATCGCAACGGACGCTCGGTCACGGCCGACGGCCACATCCGCCGCGACAC
- a CDS encoding kelch repeat-containing protein, translating to MRLVLLALLLGACIAPGEGAPESTTHVLERSATPSTSSAPSGSTGGSSAAALAWRRIPDIPTGRSEVAATVFRNEVYVMGGFGGGRVVEIFDGQRWRRGPDLPFEVDHAMAASVVDAVDGAGVYLFGGNYGSVAIARSFRLAPDATAWREIAAMPGPRSQGAAVAQGRFIYVVGGFDGQRLVAPTYAYEASADRWRQVAPIPTTRDHLAAAMVLGRICAIGGRRLSLTTNLATLECYDPGADRWEQGPDAPTARGGVGAAAVGNRLVFVGGEQLSGTYNEVELFDAESGRWMRGPDLPTPRHGIGVVAVGRTVYVMSGGPTPGGSQTPVSEALDFP from the coding sequence ATGCGCCTCGTGCTCCTCGCTCTGCTTCTCGGCGCGTGCATCGCGCCTGGAGAGGGCGCGCCAGAGTCAACGACGCACGTACTCGAGCGAAGCGCGACGCCGTCGACATCGTCTGCGCCAAGCGGGTCGACCGGAGGATCGTCGGCCGCGGCGCTTGCGTGGCGCCGCATCCCCGACATCCCGACGGGGCGCAGCGAGGTCGCGGCGACCGTCTTCCGGAACGAGGTGTACGTCATGGGTGGGTTCGGCGGCGGACGCGTCGTCGAGATCTTCGACGGACAGCGCTGGCGGCGCGGACCCGATCTTCCGTTCGAGGTGGATCACGCCATGGCGGCTTCGGTGGTCGACGCGGTCGACGGCGCCGGCGTGTACCTATTCGGCGGAAATTACGGCAGCGTTGCGATCGCGCGCAGCTTCCGTCTCGCGCCTGACGCGACCGCGTGGCGTGAGATCGCGGCGATGCCAGGTCCGCGGTCGCAGGGCGCGGCCGTCGCGCAGGGACGATTCATCTATGTCGTCGGTGGATTTGACGGGCAACGTCTGGTGGCGCCGACGTACGCGTACGAGGCCAGCGCCGATCGCTGGCGTCAGGTCGCGCCGATACCGACCACGCGCGATCACCTTGCGGCCGCGATGGTCCTCGGACGCATCTGCGCGATCGGCGGCCGCAGGCTCTCGCTCACGACGAATCTCGCGACGCTCGAGTGCTACGACCCCGGTGCAGATCGCTGGGAGCAGGGACCTGACGCCCCGACCGCGCGTGGCGGCGTCGGTGCCGCCGCTGTCGGCAATCGACTCGTCTTCGTCGGTGGCGAGCAGCTCAGCGGCACGTACAACGAAGTCGAGCTGTTCGACGCGGAGTCCGGACGTTGGATGCGCGGACCCGATCTTCCGACGCCGCGCCACGGCATCGGTGTGGTCGCGGTCGGGCGCACCGTCTACGTCATGAGCGGCGGCCCGACCCCCGGTGGGAGCCAAACACCTGTATCGGAGGCCCTCGACTTCCCATGA
- a CDS encoding sulfite exporter TauE/SafE family protein — MPTAYGTEIVTALSAFVASFLSGLLGIGGGVVLTPLLLYLPPAVGIGALPVKIITGLTIVQAISGSVLGAFRHGSYGNVSRRLVLTMGPTGAAASLVGALISRDVDDRVLLGIFAALALVTAAMLLLPVESQQTGTDDLHLNVPLAVGISIVLGFLGGMVGIGAIATIIGTLVYLLRVPPRIAIGTSLGIGMFAAVAALIGKAATAQIDPPLAAIVAIVALVASPIGAWVSIRTRPQVLMKILAAVVIVAALRMAASALLG, encoded by the coding sequence ATGCCGACGGCGTACGGGACCGAGATCGTCACGGCGCTGTCCGCATTCGTCGCGTCATTCCTCTCGGGCCTGCTCGGCATCGGTGGCGGCGTCGTCCTCACGCCGCTCCTCCTCTATCTACCACCCGCGGTCGGCATAGGTGCGCTGCCGGTGAAGATCATCACCGGGCTCACGATCGTGCAGGCGATCTCCGGCAGCGTGCTGGGGGCGTTCCGTCACGGCTCGTACGGGAACGTGTCGCGCCGGCTGGTGCTGACGATGGGGCCGACCGGCGCCGCGGCCTCGCTCGTCGGCGCGCTCATCTCGCGCGACGTTGACGACCGCGTGCTGCTCGGCATCTTCGCGGCGCTCGCGCTGGTGACCGCGGCCATGCTCCTGCTGCCGGTGGAGTCGCAGCAGACCGGCACCGACGACCTCCATCTCAACGTGCCGCTCGCGGTCGGCATCTCGATCGTCCTGGGCTTCCTCGGTGGGATGGTCGGCATCGGCGCGATCGCGACGATCATCGGCACGCTCGTCTACTTGCTGCGCGTCCCACCGCGCATCGCGATCGGGACGTCGCTCGGCATCGGCATGTTCGCCGCCGTCGCGGCGCTCATCGGCAAGGCCGCGACGGCGCAGATCGATCCCCCGCTCGCCGCGATCGTCGCGATCGTCGCGCTCGTCGCGTCCCCCATCGGCGCGTGGGTCTCCATCCGCACGCGGCCTCAGGTCCTCATGAAGATCCTCGCCGCGGTCGTCATCGTCGCGGCGCTGCGCATGGCGGCGAGCGCGCTCCTCGGTTGA